From a single Flavobacterium sp. genomic region:
- the nusB gene encoding transcription antitermination factor NusB produces MLNRRHIRVKVMQSIYAMHQHQSDNLDKEEKFLFQSIENTQNLYLLLLSVLVEIKKKESEYIDLASKKHLATKEERNPNLNFINNKILVLLTESEALETALEDNKINNWKLNDDIILALIEAVKESDLYKNHMSKSTTSFEEDKHFLIDLYTEVIAPSDRLYDYLEDYKLTWVDDLPGINTLIVKQIKQLKSDKDTLVIPKVYKDGDDKEFVKKLFTRTVLNEVELSKEYIDKTPNWDVERIAEIDTIILKMAICELLKFPSIPTKVTINEYLEIAKEYSTPKSSIFINGILDNLVKEFDRDGKLNKAGRGLL; encoded by the coding sequence ATGTTAAACAGAAGACATATCCGAGTAAAAGTGATGCAAAGTATTTATGCCATGCATCAACATCAATCAGATAATTTGGATAAAGAAGAAAAATTTCTTTTTCAAAGTATTGAAAATACCCAAAATTTGTATCTATTATTGCTTTCAGTACTTGTTGAAATCAAAAAGAAAGAATCAGAATACATTGATTTGGCTTCAAAAAAGCATTTAGCAACTAAAGAAGAACGCAATCCAAATTTAAATTTTATAAACAATAAAATTCTTGTTTTATTAACAGAATCGGAAGCGCTTGAAACTGCTTTAGAAGATAATAAAATTAATAACTGGAAATTAAACGACGATATTATTTTGGCTTTAATCGAGGCTGTAAAGGAAAGTGATTTGTATAAAAATCACATGAGTAAGTCAACCACTAGTTTTGAAGAAGACAAACATTTTTTAATTGATTTATATACTGAAGTTATTGCTCCAAGTGATAGATTGTATGACTATTTAGAAGATTATAAATTAACTTGGGTAGATGATTTACCTGGAATTAACACTTTAATTGTGAAACAAATTAAGCAATTAAAATCGGATAAAGATACTCTAGTAATTCCTAAAGTGTACAAAGATGGAGATGATAAAGAATTCGTAAAAAAATTGTTTACAAGAACTGTTTTAAATGAGGTAGAATTATCTAAAGAATATATTGATAAAACGCCAAATTGGGATGTAGAACGTATTGCGGAAATTGATACTATTATTTTAAAAATGGCTATTTGTGAATTATTAAAATTCCCTTCCATTCCAACCAAAGTAACAATTAACGAATATTTAGAAATTGCAAAAGAATATTCTACACCAAAAAGTAGTATTTTTATCAACGGAATTTTAGACAACTTGGTGAAAGAATTTGACCGAGATGGAAAATTAAATAAAGCGGGTAGAGGTTTATTATAA
- a CDS encoding DUF1573 domain-containing protein, producing the protein MKRKSVGLFTLSLLMLTVACKKESVADKITDADMKAIQTENAIAGKLAKVKFDKEVHDFGTIAEGAIVETEFMVTNIGDSDLIIHEAKGSCGCTVPQPPKEPIKPGDSAPIKVSFDSKGKPGEQEKSVTLKTNTVNGHEMFKIKANVTPAAK; encoded by the coding sequence ATGAAAAGAAAATCAGTAGGGTTATTCACCCTTTCGTTATTGATGTTAACAGTAGCTTGTAAAAAAGAAAGTGTTGCAGACAAAATTACTGATGCTGATATGAAAGCTATTCAAACTGAAAATGCTATAGCTGGAAAATTAGCAAAAGTGAAATTTGATAAAGAAGTTCACGATTTTGGAACCATTGCAGAAGGTGCTATTGTAGAAACTGAATTTATGGTTACAAATATTGGCGATTCAGATTTAATAATTCATGAAGCTAAAGGGAGTTGCGGTTGTACTGTGCCACAACCTCCAAAAGAGCCAATTAAACCAGGAGATTCTGCGCCTATAAAAGTATCGTTTGATTCTAAAGGTAAACCAGGAGAACAAGAAAAATCGGTTACTTTAAAAACCAATACAGTTAACGGACACGAAATGTTCAAAATTAAAGCAAATGTAACACCAGCTGCCAAGTAG
- the yajC gene encoding preprotein translocase subunit YajC, with amino-acid sequence MNPSLAIQIVLMIAVFYFLLIRPQQQRAKKEKAFESGLKVGDKIITKSGIHGKIAEMNEDTIVVETMAGKIKMEKSAISSELSAKLAAK; translated from the coding sequence ATGAATCCAAGTTTAGCAATACAAATTGTATTAATGATTGCTGTGTTTTATTTTTTATTAATAAGACCACAACAACAAAGAGCCAAAAAAGAAAAAGCATTTGAATCAGGATTAAAAGTAGGAGATAAAATCATTACTAAATCTGGAATTCACGGAAAAATTGCTGAAATGAATGAAGATACTATCGTAGTAGAAACTATGGCAGGAAAAATTAAAATGGAAAAATCAGCGATTTCATCTGAATTAAGTGCAAAATTAGCTGCCAAATAA
- a CDS encoding S9 family peptidase, protein MSDKLQPPVAKIIPKTLEKHGDKRIDNYYWLNERENPEVIDYLNKENEYYKKSTAHTKPLQDDLFTEMKSRIKEDDSSVPYFYNGYYYITRYETGKDYPIYSRKKGTLEAQEEILFDCNEMAKGHSYFSLGGLNISEDNKWAAFGVDLVSRRQYTIQIKNLETGEILPVKLENTTGGSTWAGDNKTLFYTRNDLQTLRSDKIYKHTLGTEATADVVVFHEKDDTFGTFVYKEKSKKYLVIGSSSTLTSEYQILEAKNPNGAFRIFQKRTRGLEYSISHFGDSFYIVTNKDKATNFKLMKTPETTTSAENWKDLIGHRKDVLLEGIEIFKDYLVVEERSNGLNRIQIRPWNGKGEYYLPFSSETYTAYTTTNVDFDTEILRYGYQSLATPSSIIDFNMRTQEKKVLKEQQVLGGKFDKNNYIEERVWATATDGTKVPISIVYRKGIQKDGNNPLLLYAYGSYGATMDPYFSSTRLSLLDRGFIYAIAHIRGGEDLGREWYENGKLLKKKNTFTDFIDCSKFVIAQKYTSAAHLYAEGGSAGGLLMGAIVNMAPELYNGVIAQVPFVDVITTMLDDTIPLTTGEYDEWGNPNEKKYYDYMLSYSPYDQVKAQAYPNMYVSTGLHDSQVQYFEPAKWVAKLRVMKTNDKQLFLDTNMDAGHGGASGRFEALKELAKEFAFLLDLEKIKK, encoded by the coding sequence ATGTCTGATAAATTACAGCCACCGGTTGCTAAAATTATTCCTAAAACTTTAGAAAAGCATGGTGATAAGCGAATTGATAACTATTATTGGTTAAACGAAAGAGAAAATCCGGAAGTTATTGATTACTTAAATAAAGAAAACGAATATTACAAAAAATCTACTGCTCACACAAAACCGTTGCAAGATGATTTGTTTACGGAAATGAAAAGCAGAATTAAAGAAGACGATAGTTCGGTGCCTTATTTCTACAATGGCTATTACTATATTACCCGTTATGAAACAGGAAAAGATTATCCTATTTATTCGCGTAAAAAAGGAACTTTAGAAGCTCAGGAAGAAATTTTATTCGATTGTAATGAAATGGCTAAAGGGCATTCGTATTTTAGTTTAGGTGGATTAAATATTAGTGAAGATAACAAATGGGCCGCTTTTGGAGTGGATTTGGTTTCAAGAAGACAATATACGATTCAAATTAAAAATTTAGAAACAGGCGAAATTCTTCCTGTAAAATTAGAAAACACTACTGGAGGTTCTACTTGGGCAGGCGATAACAAAACCTTATTTTACACACGTAATGATCTTCAAACTTTACGCTCAGATAAAATTTATAAACATACTTTAGGTACAGAAGCTACTGCAGATGTTGTTGTTTTTCATGAAAAAGACGATACATTTGGTACATTTGTTTACAAAGAAAAATCAAAGAAATATTTGGTAATTGGCTCATCAAGTACTTTAACTTCTGAATATCAAATCTTAGAAGCTAAAAACCCAAATGGTGCTTTTAGAATTTTTCAAAAACGTACACGTGGATTAGAATATTCGATTTCACATTTTGGAGATAGCTTTTATATTGTTACTAATAAAGACAAAGCAACCAACTTCAAATTAATGAAAACACCAGAAACAACCACTTCTGCTGAAAACTGGAAAGATTTAATCGGACACAGAAAAGATGTTTTATTAGAAGGTATCGAAATTTTCAAAGATTATTTAGTAGTGGAAGAACGTTCAAATGGATTGAACAGAATTCAAATTCGTCCTTGGAACGGAAAAGGGGAGTACTATTTGCCATTTTCAAGCGAAACTTATACAGCTTATACCACTACAAATGTTGATTTTGATACAGAAATCCTTCGTTATGGTTACCAATCTTTAGCAACTCCATCTTCTATTATTGATTTCAATATGAGAACTCAGGAGAAAAAAGTGTTGAAAGAACAACAAGTTTTAGGTGGTAAATTTGATAAGAACAATTACATCGAAGAAAGAGTTTGGGCTACCGCAACTGATGGAACGAAAGTGCCAATTTCGATTGTGTATAGAAAAGGAATTCAAAAAGATGGTAACAATCCATTGTTGTTATATGCTTATGGTTCGTATGGTGCTACCATGGATCCTTATTTTTCATCAACTCGTTTGAGTTTATTAGATAGAGGTTTTATCTATGCTATTGCACACATTAGAGGAGGCGAAGATTTAGGAAGAGAATGGTATGAAAACGGAAAATTGTTGAAAAAGAAAAACACGTTTACCGATTTCATTGACTGTTCAAAATTTGTGATTGCACAAAAATACACTTCGGCAGCACATTTATATGCTGAAGGTGGATCGGCAGGTGGTTTATTGATGGGAGCAATTGTGAATATGGCGCCAGAATTATACAATGGGGTTATAGCTCAAGTTCCTTTCGTAGATGTTATTACAACTATGTTAGACGATACCATTCCTTTGACAACTGGAGAGTATGATGAGTGGGGAAATCCGAATGAAAAAAAATATTATGATTACATGCTTTCGTATTCACCATACGATCAAGTTAAGGCTCAAGCTTATCCAAATATGTACGTTTCAACAGGACTTCACGATTCACAAGTGCAATATTTTGAACCTGCAAAATGGGTAGCAAAATTAAGAGTAATGAAAACAAATGATAAACAATTGTTTTTAGATACGAATATGGATGCTGGCCATGGAGGTGCATCGGGTAGATTTGAAGCTTTAAAAGAATTAGCTAAAGAATTTGCATTTTTATTAGATTTAGAAAAAATTAAGAAGTAG
- a CDS encoding PLP-dependent cysteine synthase family protein translates to MKEEIKAYNSVLELIGNTPLIKLSKVSADITGNFYAKVEAFNPGHSTKDRIALYIIEEAEKRGILKPGDTIVETTSGNTGFSLAMVSIIKGYDCILAVSSKSSKDKIDMLRSMGAKVYVCPAHVSADDERSYYNVAKRLHEETKGSVYINQYFNDLNVDAHYKSTGPEIWEQTRGQITHLVACSGTGGTISGTARYLKEKNPNIKILGVDAFGSVLKKYHETKEFDNAEIYPYRIEGLGKNLIPTATDFDIIDKFIKVSDEESAHTTRELAKKEGLFVGYTSGAAFQAVKQYAEEGEFDENSNVVIIFPDHGSRYMSKVFSDDWMNEQGFFDSVNQEEALKIEIIK, encoded by the coding sequence ATGAAAGAAGAAATAAAAGCCTATAATAGTGTATTAGAATTAATTGGAAATACACCATTAATCAAACTGAGTAAAGTTTCAGCTGATATAACAGGTAATTTCTATGCAAAAGTTGAAGCCTTTAATCCAGGACATTCTACAAAAGATCGTATCGCATTATATATTATTGAAGAAGCAGAAAAGAGAGGAATTTTAAAGCCTGGTGATACAATTGTTGAAACTACTTCAGGAAACACTGGTTTTAGTTTGGCAATGGTAAGTATAATTAAAGGATATGATTGTATTTTAGCTGTTAGTTCAAAATCATCTAAGGATAAGATAGATATGTTGCGTTCTATGGGAGCAAAAGTTTATGTTTGTCCCGCTCATGTTTCTGCAGATGACGAACGTTCTTACTACAATGTTGCTAAAAGATTACACGAAGAAACTAAAGGTTCGGTTTATATTAACCAATATTTCAACGATTTGAATGTGGATGCTCATTACAAATCTACAGGACCAGAAATTTGGGAACAAACTCGTGGACAAATTACGCATTTAGTAGCTTGTAGCGGAACAGGAGGAACTATTTCAGGCACTGCTAGATACTTAAAAGAGAAAAATCCAAACATTAAAATTTTAGGAGTTGATGCTTTTGGTTCGGTTTTGAAAAAATATCACGAAACGAAAGAGTTTGATAACGCTGAAATTTATCCATACCGTATTGAAGGTTTAGGTAAAAATTTAATTCCAACAGCTACTGATTTTGATATCATTGATAAATTTATCAAAGTATCCGATGAAGAAAGTGCTCATACCACTAGAGAATTAGCTAAAAAAGAAGGTTTGTTTGTAGGATATACTTCTGGAGCTGCTTTTCAAGCGGTGAAACAATACGCTGAAGAAGGCGAGTTTGATGAAAACAGTAATGTGGTTATCATTTTCCCAGATCATGGTTCAAGATACATGAGTAAAGTATTTAGCGATGATTGGATGAACGAACAAGGGTTCTTTGATTCGGTTAACCAAGAAGAAGCATTAAAAATTGAAATTATTAAGTAA
- a CDS encoding ATP-dependent helicase, translating to MHRYISQLNEAQQAPVLQKDGPMIVIAGAGSGKTRVLTVRIANLMSQGVDAFNILALTFTNKAAREMKKRIADIVGTNEAKNLWMGTFHSVFAKILRSEADKLGYPSNFTIYDSQDSLRCLGGIIKEMQLDKEIYKPKQILGRISSYKNSLITVKAYFNNPELQEADAMSKKPRMGEIYQQYVERCFKSGAMDFDDLLLKTNELLNLYPDVLAKYQDRFRYILVDEYQDTNHSQYLIVRALSDRFQNICVVGDDAQSIYAFRGANINNILNFQKDYENVQLYRLEQNYRSSKNIVEAANNVIDKNKTKLDKIVWTSNDDGPKIKVHRSLTDGEEGRFVAATIFEQKMQNQMLNGQFAILYRTNAQSRAMEDALRKRDIPYRIYGGLSFYQRKEIKDVLAYLRLVINPKDEEALVRVINYPARGIGDTTVEKLTVAANHYKRSIFEVMEHIDKIDLKLNSGTKAKLNDFVTMIKSFQVINENQDAFFLTDHVTKKTGLVQELKKDGTPEGIAKIENIEELLNGIKDFTEGQIEIDGARGALSEFMEDVALATDLDKDTGDDDRVALMTIHLAKGLEFPHVFIVGLEEDLFPSAMSLNTRSELEEERRLFYVALTRAEHQAYLTYAQSRYRWGKLVDSEPSRFIEEINDEYLEYLNPVDSGYRYKPVMDIDVFGDIDKSKLRLAKPTAGTPPKYLTRDEPISSANIRRLKPVSSNSGSSNVVDANLNVGNIVMHERFGKGQIVNIEGIGADKKAEIRFDVGGLKKLLLRFAKLEVIG from the coding sequence ATGCACCGTTATATCAGCCAATTAAATGAAGCACAGCAAGCACCTGTTTTGCAGAAAGATGGCCCCATGATTGTTATTGCGGGCGCAGGTTCTGGTAAAACTCGGGTGTTAACGGTTCGTATAGCTAATTTAATGAGTCAAGGAGTTGATGCATTTAATATTTTAGCCTTAACTTTTACTAACAAAGCTGCGCGTGAAATGAAAAAGCGTATTGCAGATATTGTAGGCACTAACGAAGCTAAGAATCTTTGGATGGGAACTTTTCATTCCGTTTTCGCTAAAATTTTACGTAGTGAAGCTGATAAATTAGGTTATCCCTCTAATTTTACTATTTACGATTCGCAAGATTCTTTGCGTTGTTTGGGAGGTATTATCAAAGAAATGCAATTAGACAAAGAAATATACAAACCAAAACAAATTTTAGGCAGAATTTCATCGTATAAAAACTCTTTAATTACAGTAAAAGCTTATTTCAATAATCCAGAACTACAAGAAGCCGATGCGATGAGTAAAAAACCACGTATGGGTGAAATTTACCAGCAATATGTGGAGCGTTGTTTTAAATCGGGTGCAATGGATTTTGATGATTTGTTGTTGAAAACCAATGAATTATTAAATCTTTATCCAGATGTACTAGCGAAATATCAAGATCGTTTTCGATACATTTTAGTAGATGAGTACCAAGATACAAATCACTCGCAGTATTTAATTGTTCGTGCATTGTCGGATAGATTTCAAAATATTTGCGTGGTGGGAGACGATGCGCAAAGTATTTATGCATTTCGTGGTGCGAATATCAATAATATTTTAAATTTCCAGAAAGATTACGAAAATGTACAATTGTATCGTTTGGAACAAAATTATCGTTCTTCTAAAAACATTGTAGAAGCAGCAAATAACGTAATCGACAAGAATAAAACCAAGTTAGATAAAATTGTTTGGACGTCTAACGATGATGGGCCAAAAATTAAAGTCCACCGCAGTTTAACCGATGGAGAAGAAGGTCGTTTTGTAGCGGCAACTATTTTTGAACAAAAGATGCAAAACCAAATGTTGAACGGGCAATTTGCTATTTTGTATCGAACGAATGCGCAATCGCGTGCTATGGAAGATGCCTTGCGTAAACGCGACATTCCGTACCGAATTTATGGAGGCTTGTCGTTTTATCAACGTAAGGAAATCAAAGATGTTCTAGCGTATTTGCGTTTGGTGATTAATCCGAAAGATGAAGAAGCCTTAGTGCGTGTGATTAATTATCCGGCAAGAGGAATTGGTGACACAACGGTTGAGAAATTAACGGTTGCGGCCAATCATTACAAGCGTTCTATTTTTGAAGTAATGGAACACATTGATAAAATTGATTTGAAACTGAATTCGGGAACAAAAGCCAAATTGAATGATTTTGTCACGATGATTAAAAGTTTTCAAGTCATTAACGAAAATCAAGATGCTTTTTTCTTAACCGATCATGTAACGAAGAAAACGGGATTGGTTCAAGAGCTTAAGAAAGACGGAACGCCTGAAGGAATCGCCAAAATTGAAAATATCGAAGAATTATTGAACGGTATTAAAGATTTTACTGAAGGACAAATTGAAATCGACGGTGCTAGAGGTGCGTTATCCGAATTTATGGAAGACGTAGCTTTAGCCACTGATTTAGATAAAGATACTGGAGATGATGATAGGGTAGCACTGATGACGATTCACTTAGCCAAAGGATTAGAATTTCCCCATGTGTTTATTGTAGGCTTAGAAGAAGATTTATTTCCAAGTGCGATGAGTTTGAACACACGAAGTGAATTAGAAGAAGAGCGACGTTTATTCTACGTAGCCTTAACTCGTGCCGAACATCAAGCGTATTTAACGTATGCACAATCGCGTTACCGTTGGGGGAAATTGGTAGATAGTGAACCTTCACGTTTTATTGAAGAAATCAATGATGAATACTTAGAATATTTGAATCCAGTAGATTCAGGTTATCGTTATAAACCGGTTATGGATATTGATGTTTTTGGTGATATTGATAAATCGAAGTTACGTTTAGCAAAACCAACCGCAGGAACACCACCAAAATATTTAACGCGAGATGAACCTATTTCTTCAGCCAATATTAGAAGATTAAAACCGGTTTCGAGCAATTCAGGAAGTTCTAATGTCGTAGATGCGAATTTAAACGTTGGAAATATCGTAATGCACGAACGATTTGGAAAAGGACAAATTGTAAACATTGAAGGAATTGGAGCCGATAAAAAAGCAGAAATTCGTTTTGATGTGGGTGGATTGAAAAAATTGTTATTGAGATTTGCTAAGTTAGAGGTGATTGGGTAG
- a CDS encoding L-threonylcarbamoyladenylate synthase, giving the protein MSEIIKIYEDKPSEAAIKKVVAVLKDGGLVIYPTDTVYGLGCDITNSRALEKLAKIKGIKLEKANFSFVCSSLSNLSDYVKQIDTSTFKILKRALPGPYTFILPGNNDLPKEFRKKKTVGIRVPANIIALQIVEMLGNPIVSTSIHDEDEVIEYSTDPELIFEKWNNKVDLVIDGGYGDNVASTIIDLTGYEPEVIREGKGSLDVL; this is encoded by the coding sequence ATGTCAGAAATTATAAAAATATACGAAGACAAACCCAGCGAAGCGGCTATTAAAAAAGTTGTTGCCGTTTTGAAAGATGGGGGTTTAGTGATTTATCCAACCGATACGGTTTATGGTTTAGGCTGCGATATTACTAATTCTCGTGCACTTGAAAAATTGGCTAAAATCAAAGGAATTAAGTTAGAAAAAGCAAATTTTTCTTTCGTTTGTTCGAGTTTAAGTAATCTTTCTGATTATGTGAAACAAATTGATACATCGACTTTTAAAATTTTAAAACGCGCTTTGCCTGGACCGTACACATTCATTTTACCAGGAAATAACGATTTACCAAAAGAATTCAGAAAGAAAAAAACGGTCGGTATTCGTGTACCAGCTAATATTATTGCTTTGCAGATTGTAGAAATGCTTGGAAATCCTATCGTTTCTACATCTATTCATGATGAAGATGAGGTAATTGAATATTCAACCGATCCCGAATTAATTTTCGAAAAATGGAATAACAAAGTGGATTTGGTTATCGATGGTGGTTACGGAGACAATGTAGCTTCAACAATTATCGATTTAACAGGTTACGAACCCGAAGTCATTCGTGAAGGAAAAGGAAGTTTGGATGTTTTATAA
- a CDS encoding carboxypeptidase-like regulatory domain-containing protein: MKIFLQVLLLFPLFLFSQSKIDGFVKDEKGEPIFGVSVYVDGSTIGTITDENGYFSLLISSESNSILVFRNIGFKSEFYQINKITSSFNVILKEEVKELKEVVVGQNFFSRKQMLKLFREQFLGINVAGKNCIIENEDEIYFDYDRKTLTLIAYSDQPLIIINNYLGYKIEYQLIDFQCNFGKFSMNSEFVTQFQYAGNSLFTEIDSSSKINKRRQKSYNGSTLHFFRNLISNNWNKKEFTLYEGSFITNPQLHFKQTQIENGMYKIEVVPKKSIGIKTKFVNQFNMLFDNNEQSKIQFYTSEFYVDSYGVFTNYESIIFSGAIVSKRIGDLLPTNFLK, translated from the coding sequence ATGAAAATTTTTCTTCAAGTATTATTACTTTTCCCCTTATTCTTATTTTCACAATCCAAAATAGATGGTTTTGTTAAAGATGAAAAAGGAGAACCTATTTTTGGTGTTTCAGTTTATGTTGATGGCTCTACTATAGGAACAATTACAGATGAAAACGGATATTTTTCTTTATTAATTTCATCAGAAAGTAATTCAATTTTAGTCTTTAGAAACATTGGTTTTAAATCAGAGTTCTATCAGATCAATAAAATTACTTCTTCTTTTAATGTTATATTAAAAGAAGAAGTAAAAGAATTGAAAGAGGTTGTTGTAGGACAAAACTTTTTTTCAAGAAAGCAAATGCTAAAATTATTTAGAGAACAATTTTTAGGAATTAATGTTGCTGGAAAAAATTGTATAATAGAAAATGAAGATGAGATTTATTTTGATTATGATAGAAAAACGTTGACTTTAATTGCTTATTCTGACCAACCATTAATCATTATTAATAACTATTTAGGTTATAAAATTGAATACCAATTGATTGATTTTCAATGTAATTTTGGAAAGTTTAGTATGAATTCTGAATTCGTTACACAGTTTCAGTATGCGGGTAATTCATTGTTTACAGAGATTGATTCTTCGAGCAAAATAAATAAAAGAAGACAAAAATCATACAACGGTTCTACTTTACATTTTTTTAGAAATCTAATATCTAATAATTGGAATAAAAAAGAATTTACTCTTTACGAAGGTAGTTTTATTACCAATCCTCAATTACATTTTAAGCAAACCCAAATAGAAAATGGGATGTATAAAATAGAAGTAGTTCCTAAAAAAAGCATTGGAATAAAAACAAAATTTGTTAATCAATTTAATATGTTGTTTGATAACAATGAACAATCTAAAATTCAGTTTTATACCTCAGAATTTTATGTAGATTCATATGGAGTATTTACTAATTATGAAAGCATTATATTTTCTGGTGCTATCGTTTCAAAACGAATAGGCGATTTACTTCCTACCAATTTTTTAAAATAA
- a CDS encoding helix-turn-helix domain-containing protein, whose amino-acid sequence MDKCTTNQRIHQIPAGLMIGDKSTELFGCIETKRVYALSNGQTIKFEDLSPTKRALIFEKLLTDDVAIQDLKNLPQSEAIERFAFCIYGAADHEPDFDANGNLKQADNFICSNNCQCLKWLSKSISIDGNKLTPREFEIVTLLASDKPDKLIADELGITESTLNTHKKHLFDKFHVLSKSGLITKAISNKIIQ is encoded by the coding sequence ATGGACAAATGTACAACAAATCAAAGAATTCACCAAATTCCAGCAGGATTGATGATTGGTGATAAATCAACTGAACTTTTTGGTTGTATTGAAACAAAACGTGTGTATGCGCTTTCAAATGGACAAACTATCAAGTTTGAAGATTTGAGCCCTACCAAAAGAGCACTCATTTTTGAAAAATTACTTACAGATGATGTGGCTATCCAAGATTTAAAAAATTTACCACAATCCGAAGCAATAGAGCGTTTTGCTTTTTGCATTTATGGTGCAGCAGATCATGAACCTGATTTTGATGCCAACGGTAATTTAAAACAAGCCGATAACTTCATCTGCTCAAATAACTGCCAATGCCTTAAATGGCTTTCAAAAAGTATTTCGATTGACGGAAATAAACTAACTCCACGTGAATTTGAAATTGTTACGCTTTTAGCTTCTGACAAACCAGATAAACTAATTGCTGATGAATTAGGAATTACAGAATCTACTTTGAACACCCACAAAAAACACTTATTCGATAAGTTTCATGTGCTTTCAAAATCGGGATTAATAACAAAAGCAATTTCTAATAAAATCATTCAATAA